The following nucleotide sequence is from Aedes aegypti strain LVP_AGWG chromosome 3, AaegL5.0 Primary Assembly, whole genome shotgun sequence.
GCGAAACCATATAggtaataattaaataaaataacaacATATTGATAATCCCACCCTTAGAAAGCCTCAggctagagactgaagaagggcagccgattatctcggagaaacacaaggtcacctgcaccattgctccgggtagcacaggaagggcaacCTGATACttcacaggctccgtttgcggttaggttttattaagACCCCCCAAACCATGCATTCCTAGGAACGGACTTTTACCAcgggaacaggcagtccgtatagtgttaattcttagcagATAAACAGAATGCCACGAAAAGGTatcaccagaaaaaaatctcaccACCAGACTGGAAATTGTTCCCACGGTCTCTGGATTGGCAGTAAAATGCTAACCAACTATGTTGAATGCTTTAATTCCTCTTCTCGACTATCAATGTCTGCGTTTGAATTTGTGTTCTGAATTATATATCTCCAGGTGGCAAACCAATATCATTGCAAGCGGCTTACCAGTTATAGCTCCCACACAACGAAATCACATTTTAGCTATTTATAATGAATGGAATCAAAAATTACTTATCGAGTCGTGTGCACCACAAGATTACAGTTAATTTCCATTCATTCGTAGCGGAATCCTAGTCTGTGAGCTTCAATTGATAAGTGAATCTTACTGATTCCGTTTGATGATTGGCATTGCAATGCAAATTTTCTTATTTTCCCACAGGTCCAGCCAATCGTTATTATTCCCACGCACATTTTTTCCTATCATCATCAATTGAGTTCGATACTGGTGACAGTTGGTGTTTAACGTTCGATGCAAAATGTTCACGAAAATTCGTTCGGGTAGCAAACGCCTTCATTTTTGGCTTTCGGCCAAAGGCTCTGAAGTTAACAAGCTTTTGTGGATTAATGGTTCCTTTGGGGATTGTCTGTATCTACTGGATGTATTCTTACTAATTTCAGGGACAGGTATTTCATCATTTTCGATCATTTCTGTTATAAAACTAGAAACGCATGTTTTACTTCAATCTTTCTTGTACCATTTAGAAATACAAAGCGAAAAGACAGCCAAATGGACAAACGGACGCAAGGTTCGCATATTTGCCAACTCTCTGTTTGTCTTCCAAATTGTAGTGACTATCCTTCAAATGGTTCATGCGcgtgataataataataataattgccAATGCGGTTTTGCTGTTGATCCCAAGCGCGGCCACGAAACAAGCACTCGCTTTGCCACCACCTCTGTCAAATTACGGAAAGCATGTATCGTGTATTGTCTACCTCTTCTCCACGCAGCTTCTGTTCTTAGGAACCGTTCCCAAGTTTCTCAGCAATATGGCCTGCATCGGAATGCTTATCATGGGAATGCGTTTCAAACTTAAGATCCTAGCTCACCGCTACTTTCGAATGCTTAACCAACCGGTCGTAAGTTCAGAAAAGCACTTTGCACGAATGGAACGAGATGTGAAGGAAGTCCTGAATTATCAGACGGAATATCGGAAGTAGATCTTAATTGTGGGAATGATTAACAAATCCACTGATTATTTCCTCTGTTTTAGGCACTTTGAAACTCTTAAAATGTTAGTGGAGAAAGCCTTCTTCATAGCCCATTTTTATGCTTTATACAGCCTTGGAACATGCTTTTACCTATCCCATAAGACGGGATTCAATGTTTTATCACTCACGTTGATATCACTATCGGTAGCCTACATACTGAAATATTATTTGTGGTGTCATTTGGTTGAATCACTTCAAGATGTCGTAAGTTGATAATTTTACCGATGAGGATTAGTTTTAATTGTACATTTCCTGCAGGCAAACTCAATCGGAGATCTCATTTACGAGCACTGCGTGCAAATGCCTTACAGCCGGAAACATCATACACAGTATATGGGAATGAAAACCTCTTTAATCATAATATGGATGAACACAAAGAACGGATATGCAATAAGCTGCATGGGGATGATCGACATTTCGACGAAAACGTTTGTCAGCTTCCTCAATGCGGTCTACTCGGTCATGATGTTTTTGATCAACGTGGTCTAAGTTGTCTGGTTTGTATTCTTACAATGGATAAAAGATTTTGGAACTGAAAATAGTGTCATCGTAAACCGTTTGAAGCACGATGTTGACATTATAATTGGGtgtcattttaaaatattatgaaaGAATATTTCTTCTGCGTTTCATTACTTTGATGAAACATATATGCTATCTCCACAATAGATATTAACGCTCTagataaatcgaaaataaactaATTGGGACTACAAACTATACAActagtagagtaaggtggggcaaaaattcgaccttaatggtataatcaaaattttcagaaaaacaatagcagttgaaaagaaataaaccacatagtgaaccttcaacacattggctataattttacagaacaaacttgtatcaaaatatttaccaatttttagttataacagttttaaaattaattgtctaAAACAAACTTTTGGCTCACCGAATCCAGTGTGGGGCAAAGTTCGCTGGTCGAAACACACAATATTGAAAGTTATATCACggacatactttataccagccataaacttatgtttacagaAAACTACACACAAAATTCTCAttgaaaaattgcccaaaattgGGTTAATTGTAATTTACCCAAAGATAAcaatttttcgcaaaaataagtgcaaatgtgaaattttggtgaCTTTTTCCGCACGAACAGGCAATTATcgttaaatttgaagataatatgaaGATATTAGGcaattaacaattttttttccactaGTTTATaaatgggtcgaacttttgccccactatgtgGCCCATAGTAAAATTATTtgcaagcatttatgcaaaaactaatacaccttaaagcatccttatgataggcccaCAATCGCCCGAGCATAAAAAGTCGAATaagtttttatctttatttggttccatgcactGAAAGTTCGACTAATAATTACAATTTACtcttcaaaaaacaacaaatagccataactttttcaaatcttattcgatttttatgatatttgtagtcaatgtctcttacttgaatacaatttgaactaccatggaatttataagttttgttttacattgagctagaaatctttaaaagaaactcttgcacCGTTTGAACTTTAACCCGGTTTACTCTACTCGTCATTGTCTATAAAATATACCTTTTAATTCTAACTAAAgtatgtatcctttgacagatacgcgtattccgATCTCATCCGTCTTCCGTGCCGAGAGTCTTATTGAGCCGAGAAACCATAGATTCGCTTGTGGCTTACCCCAAATCAAAGCGATTATTGAATAGGTGGGACGATCGGTCTTCTGGCTGAAACTGATCCGGGAGACAAATTCAGTGGAGAGATGCTTCAGATGCATGAATGTGGCCGAAATCCATGCTGGCAATAAACTGCAAAGGCATGGAAAGGTCCGAACACTGCAGGAAATGTGGTGAAATAGGTCACGTTGGCAGGGAATGTCTGAAGACACCTAGGGGCATGCTGTGTAAAGCGAAGGATGGTAACGCCCATACGACGGGTGACTTTCAATGCCCCAAATATCAAAatcggaagtcatcctccagcCGGAGTTGCAGAACCGACCACTTGGTCtaccaacgtcgagtcggagcAGGCTGAGTCCTCCGCTGGGGTCTACCGAAACAACatcggcaaatggtcgtcggggcgcctgtgaatcGGAAGTTTCCCACCACTGGAATCGCAGGATTggcctcggcatctgcccggatagcatcggttcgggattTTTTCCGCCGCCgaggaaatcttcgtcggagcaGGATAGATcgaccgccggggactactctgagtagtacgtagcgtatcaccggcatgagtcgtcggagcgccgaTGAGCCGGAAGCTATCCTcgaaccggaatcgctggaacGACTTCCGCATTCTACCGGCCAGTATCGAAGCATGAAGAAGTGGCTTGCTTCACCGTCGTGGAATAGCCCGAGTAGCATCGTCAGAAatcagttttgggtcgtcggggcgccagtgaaccggaagtcatcctcgaactggaatcgctggaccgacctcggcatccaactggtcaacccgGAGAGcccgaacagcagcagcggagaatgagacgtcgtagagcaacgaaatGTACATGAGCAtccagtagaagttcaacagggctctAACGCGAGGCCAGTCTAAaggaagtatgcgtcgtcgcacaggAAGCTGTCCAAAGCCACGGCGAGATattcaaccgccaattgggaAAAACGAGTATTTGCAGAGACACCGTAGATAAGTCGTAGTGAGcagcgtttttgacgacattaagctccaacagcgaactagcagaaccgctagaggctgagactgacgaagtgcatgagcacattCCTCCCCTGATGAAGTTGCGTGATATAGTTATctatccactcggctaaggaaggccccaatgcATCTGCAAAACTTATTTGAACATACCCAATACCCCCCCCAAACGTACTGTACGAGGAACGATGCACCGAAAATTGCAGGTTACGGCAATTCACAGCGCGTGGATGATCGTCCAAAAAGCATAACAAATTGGGACGACAACAATCTACCTTTGATCCAACTGACATCATATCGTGTAGACTCTACACGAACTAAAGAAATCAGCACTCCTAGTTGCTTCAGATCAAATGAATTGTAGGGAAAGTGTTTTTGCAATGGCAAGGGCTCCAAGTTTGAAGATACAGACGCAGTATGATAACGGTAGCGCAACCGATATATACGTTCTATCATGACTGAGAATCAGCAAAATTGTCACTGTACCTATCAACTTGAAATTTGTATTATTTAATAGATAAACATATTTCGAACCCAACTATAAGGCAATACATGGATACACATTTCTAGTTGGATTTGAATGGTGCAGTACTACCTGCGGGTTATTATAAACATAGTTGAACATATTGATATCGAATAGAAGAAGCATAGAAAAAACTGGCTTTCACTATTACGTCGTTCTATGACTCGAAACTCGATATCTCCTCAAATCGATAATCCCTGCAATACCATGTTATGGGGAGAGACTGTATTTACTTTACTCTAAACTTGTGTtcaatgtagagatttttcaatattttaaccGTTTTATTTTTGGCCGATAGCCAACGTCATGTTAAATCTAAACCATATTGATCAGAAATGTTAACACTGAGTACACAATGTTGATCATTTCAACGAATGTCACCGTTGTTATTTCGATCATTTCCATGCACTTCATTGACACTCCGTTGATGGTGTTGTGCCAAACAATGATCAGGGATGACTTCATTTGCACATACTGCTGATGGTACTTTCGACTGTAAGGTATCTGAGCACTGTGCCCATAGATCTCATCTCCAATTGTGTCGGCCTGCAAGTTTGAATAATTTCACTGGAGAGCAATTATAGCAGAAACAAAGACTTACAACATCCTGAAGTGAATCAACCAGATGGCACCACAAATAGTGCTTCGTCAAGTAGGTAAATGCGGATGCATAGATGGCCACAGCTAAAACATTTACTCCCAAATCTCGGGCCACGAAGAAACATGTTCCAATGCTGTATAGCGAGTAGTAGTGGACGATGAAGAATGATTTCTCCACTAGACGCTTCAAGGACTCCAACTGTCTGAAAATATGCtctaaacaatgatttcaaaaacatttgttaCATTCCATTTCAGGCAACCTCCAATACTCCATCTGCTGGTCCAGAACAATCCTGACCTCCCGATCCATACGCTCAAAATAGAATTCCGGGCATTCCATTGGGTAATTCAAAATGCGGTCCCAACGATGAGCCAAGACCTTCAGTCTCGTACGCATTCCAATGATGAGCGTTCCAATGCAGGCCATgttacagaaaaatttgggaattaCTCCAACAAACAAAAGTTGCGCAGAAAGAACGTACAAAATAGACGATGTAAACGGTCCGGCCCTAGAAAAGGGGGGTGGTAGGTCCAGCAATTTCTTCGTAGCAGCACatgggatcaatagtagaagtGCATCAACAAAAATAACTCCATAAACCACTCGCATCATTTTCCGACCCGATCGGTTGAACTTCATTCGCTCCAGTCTATCGTACGCTTCATCTCCGGAGTTGATACGATTACCGATGATTAAACTTCTCACGTTTGCGATTGGTGTTTCGTAGTACACAACCAGCGATGCTTTTGCTCCTGCTACAAAAATCCCTGAGAGTTTCATGATATGAAAAACTACTTCAAATAATTCGCTATTTTTATTAAGAAACGCGAAAAGCACGTGAAGGACGGCAATGACTGATTGAAAAGCGAACAGTCCATTGATAAAGTAACGAATGAATCGTTCAGCAGTCCATCTAGATGTTGTCTTGCTGCGAACTCCTGCACGGACCAGAATATGGGCTTGAGTTTCACAACAAGTTGGAAAAT
It contains:
- the LOC23687598 gene encoding uncharacterized protein LOC23687598, yielding MRVIIIIIIANAVLLLIPSAATKQALALPPPLSNYGKHVSCIVYLFSTQLLFLGTVPKFLSNMACIGMLIMGMRFKLKILAHRYFRMLNQPVVSSEKHFARMERDVKEVLNYQTEYRKHFETLKMLVEKAFFIAHFYALYSLGTCFYLSHKTGFNVLSLTLISLSVAYILKYYLWCHLVESLQDVANSIGDLIYEHCVQMPYSRKHHTQYMGMKTSLIIIWMNTKNGYAISCMGMIDISTKTFVSFLNAVYSVMMFLINVV
- the LOC23687543 gene encoding uncharacterized protein LOC23687543 isoform X1, which codes for MFAEIRGGWYRLKYCCSNEGPAGDCFWLLDVFMLLAGVRSKTTSRWTAERFIRYFINGLFAFQSVIAVLHVLFAFLNKNSELFEVVFHIMKLSGIFVAGAKASLVVYYETPIANVRSLIIGNRINSGDEAYDRLERMKFNRSGRKMMRVVYGVIFVDALLLLIPCAATKKLLDLPPPFSRAGPFTSSILYVLSAQLLFVGVIPKFFCNMACIGTLIIGMRTRLKVLAHRWDRILNYPMECPEFYFERMDREVRIVLDQQMEYWRQLESLKRLVEKSFFIVHYYSLYSIGTCFFVARDLGVNVLAVAIYASAFTYLTKHYLWCHLVDSLQDVADTIGDEIYGHSAQIPYSRKYHQQYVQMKSSLIIVWHNTINGVSMKCMEMIEITTVTFVEMINIVYSVLTFLINMV
- the LOC23687543 gene encoding uncharacterized protein LOC23687543 isoform X2, encoding MFAEIRGGWYRLKYCCSNEGPAGDCFWLLDVFMLLAGVRSKTTSRWTAERFIRYFINGLFAFQSVIAVLHVLFAFLNKNSELFEVVFHIMKLSGIFVAGAKASLVVYYETPIANVRSLIIGNRINSGDEAYDRLERMKFNRSGRKMMRVVYGVIFVDALLLLIPCAATKKLLDLPPPFSRAGPFTSSILYVLSAQLLFVGVIPKFFCNMACIGTLIIGMRTRLKVLAHRWDRILNYPMECPEFYFERMDREVRIVLDQQMEYWRAYFQTVGVLEASSGEIILHRPLLLAIQHWNMFLRGPRFGSKCFSCGHLCIRIYLLDEALFVVPSG